From the Thalassomonas actiniarum genome, the window ATCTGTATCTATGTATTGGATCTGAACGTAAATTTTTTCATTGAGTAGGTCATTTAAAGTCATCGTTACATGTCCTTATAATATTTTAAATTGACGCTGTAGCTATAAGCCCATACTGAGTTTTTGTGTCCGGTTAAGAAGCAATACCATAGCGGGCTACAATATTTCACCAAGTAAAAACAGCCAGCTGTCTTTTGTTCCGCTTGCATAACTTATATTAGGAGTATAAGCATTAAAGCTTTGATAGCGAATGCTGGCGGACAATAAGTTTGCGCAGCCAGAACTCAATATTTTTCCAATATCACGCAGACAGTAAAGGCAAGGGCAGAAGCCATTTTACTGATAAATTATCACGGTTCAGTGAAAAAACCTTTCATTTAAAGACGACCGGTCATATACTAACTCAATGCCTAGACCAAGACGCAGTGAATCAACCCGGGAAGCCTTAATAACGGCTGGTATCAACCAGCTGTCTATCTATGGCTATCACGGGACCGGAATAAAACAGGTCCTTGATGAAGTTAAGGTGCCTAAGGGATCCTTTTATAATTTTTTTGCCAGTAAAGAAGCCTTTGTCGCCGAACTGATCAAACAGTACAGTGACAATTTACTGGCCCAATTAGCGGATTATTTTCAACATCAAGCTAAGGCATTAACGCCGCTGGGTAAGTTGAAGGCCATTAATCATTTAAGCATGCAAAAGTTTGCCGATACTGAATTTCAAACCAGTTGCTTAATCGCCACGATTTCGGCCGATATCGATGCTGATAACCGCTTATGCCAACAGGCTTTGAATCAGGCGGTGGACGATTGCCTGGACGTTATCGCCAGCTTGTTTGAGCAAGCTCAGCAATGCCTGGAAGTACGCCGCGATATCCCCGCAAGACAGTTGGCACAACTTTACTGGTCTGCCTGGCAAGGCGCTTTATTAAGGACCAGGGTGATTAAAGACAAGCAAGAGGCACAGCAGTGCATGGATGTTTTGCTGAATACTTTATGTGGCAAGGCCTTATCAGAGCAAGCCTGATATTCAGGTTTAATTTTCAAGGCTTATTTTATAAGGCTTAACCGACAAGGAACAGAAGATGCAACAGCCCGTTATGAAAGAAAATATCGCACAACAAAAGCACGTAGCGCTTTCCACCCCTTTTACCCTTAAAAGTGGCCAGCGCATTAAAAACCGCCTCTTTAAATCAGCGATGAGCGAGCAGTTAGGCACACGGGAGCATAATCCCACTTCCGGCCTGACAACTTTATATAGCCGTTGGGCTGATGGCGGCATTGGTCTGTCTGTTACCGGCAATATCATGATTGACCGCACGGCGTTAGGAGAGCCGAAAAATGTTGTGCTCGATGAAAAATCAGATTTAACCTTATTTAAAAGCTGGGCCAGTGCCGGCAAAAAAAATGACAGCCAGATTTGGGCGCAACTTAACCATCCCGGCAAACAAATCCCCAACTTTATCTGTAAAGAGCCGGTGGCTCCTTCGGCAATCGCTCTAGCACGGGGCCTGGAAAAAGGCTTTAATAAACCCCGGGCGCTAAACGAAAGCGAAATTGGCAAGATTATTGAAAAATTTGCCTTAAGCGCAAGCTTAG encodes:
- a CDS encoding TetR/AcrR family transcriptional regulator: MPRPRRSESTREALITAGINQLSIYGYHGTGIKQVLDEVKVPKGSFYNFFASKEAFVAELIKQYSDNLLAQLADYFQHQAKALTPLGKLKAINHLSMQKFADTEFQTSCLIATISADIDADNRLCQQALNQAVDDCLDVIASLFEQAQQCLEVRRDIPARQLAQLYWSAWQGALLRTRVIKDKQEAQQCMDVLLNTLCGKALSEQA